From one Chiloscyllium plagiosum isolate BGI_BamShark_2017 chromosome 24, ASM401019v2, whole genome shotgun sequence genomic stretch:
- the gga3b gene encoding ADP-ribosylation factor-binding protein GGA3: MKNCGQRFHNEVGKFRFLNELIKVVSPKYLGDRVSEKVKTKVIELLYSWTVALPEEIKIKDAYQMLKKQGVLQHDPQIPVDKTLILSPPTRPKNAVFEDNEKSKLLARLLKSKNPVDLQEANKLIKNMVKEDEARMQKITKRLNTLEEVNNNVRLLNEMLAHYNKEESTEGDKELMTELYERCEKMRRTLFKLASETEDNDNSLGEILQASDDLSRAINSYKKVVQGQAVNGELDLPELPRPSDNSGVTNIETLIDLAGLDVPSEKAYPTISPVFPIIPPPPQVSTDPGSRAASLPNVVKQPPSSVGLLDVELLSLGLNDPPSSSEIDKDSGESLWNSFQVEASVPNPFAGPPAADGPVSSITPLLQSVPRTRNQCPAQNFLPFTGVPPTPHAPVVPLLMNTAASVPQSNPVSVFPTPPLEPQIPGALLHSSSCSKTALSSSMRELDMLGQKVLEEVKSASGMMGIVPGAPAGSGHSTPSVAPSSPLFRSLSPQPSSPLRSAFPEMSLSNVTVPLETIKPSNVHPVTAYDKNGFRILLHFAKDCPPARLDVLVIVISMISTSSLPITNVVLQAAVPKTMKVKLQPPSGTDLAPFNPILPPASITQIMLLANPLKEKVKLRYKLTFTMGQQLCSEMGEVDQFPPAEKWGCL, from the exons ATGAAGAACTGTGGCCAGAGATTTCACAATGAAGTTGGAAAGTTCCGATTCCTGAATGAATTGATCAAAGTAGTATCTCCAAAG TATTTGGGAGACAGGGTATCtgaaaaagtcaaaacaaaagtGATTGAATTACTGTACAGCTGGACGGTTGCTCTGCCAGAGGAAATCAAAATCAAAGATGCCTACCAGATGTTAAAGAAACAAG GTGTACTGCAACATGATCCTCAGATCCCAGTTGATAAGACCCTGATTCTGTCACCCCCAACTCGTCCGAAAAATGCAGTATTTGAAGATAATGAAAAATCTAAG CTACTAGCCAGGTTACTGAAGAGCAAAAACCCAGTGGACCTTCAAGAAGCCAACAAACTCATTAAGAATATGGTGAAAGAG GATGAAGCCCGAATGCAGAAAATAACAAAGCGTTTGAACACTCTGGAGGAAGTGAACAATAACGTACGGCTCTTGAATGAAATGCTGGCTCATTATAACAAGGAGGAATCAACAGAAGGGGACAAAGAGCTGATGACG GAATTGTATGAGCGATGTGAGAAGATGAGACGGACATTGTTCAAACTTGCAAGCGAGACTGAGGATAATGACAACAGTTTAG GTGAGATTTTACAAGCCAGCGATGACCTTTCACGAGCAATAAACTCCTATAAAAAGGTGGTTCAAGGGCAGGCTGTAAATGGGGAGCTTGACCTGCCTGAACTTCCAAGACCATCAG ACAATAGTGGAGTCACTAACATTGAGACACTAATCGATCTGGCTGGACTGGATGTTCCCTCAGAAAAGGCTTATCCCACCATCTCACCGGTATTCCCCATCATTCCGCCTCCACCACAAGTCTCCACCGATCCCGGCTCCCGAGCTGCCAGCCTGCCAAATGTGGTCAAGCAACCTCCCAGTTCCGTTGGACTGCTGGATGTGGAGCTGCTTTCACTGG GACTGAATGACCCTCCATCAAGTTCTGAGATTGACAAAGACTCTGGAGAGTCTCTGTGGAACAGTTTTCAG GTTGAAGCTTCTGTCCCAAACCCCTTCGCAGGGCCTCCAGCTGCTGATGGGCCCGTTTCCTCCATCACTCCTCTGCTGCAGTCTGTACCTCGAACAAGAAACCAGTGTCCAGCTCAGAATTTCCTGCCATTCACTGGGGTACCTCCAACTCCACATGCCCCAGTGGTCCCTTTGCTCATGAACACTGCTGCCAGCGTCCCTCAGTCTAACCCAGTCTCTGTGTTTCCAACGCCTCCCCTGGAGCCCCAGATTCCAGGTGCCTTGCTCCATTCCAGCTCCTGTTCCAAAACAGCACTCAGTAGCAGTATGCGGGAACTGGATATGCTTGGTCAGAAGGTTCTAGAAGAGGTCAAAAG TGCTTCTGGTATGATGGGCATTGTCCCTGGGGCACCAGCAGGCAGTGGGCATAGTACACCCTCTGTGGCCCCCAGCAGTCCCCTGTTCCGCTCACTCTCCCCTCAGCCATCCAGTCCTCTCCGAAGTGCTTTTCCAGAAATGTCACTGAGCAACGTGACAGTTCCTCTGGAGACCATTAAACCAA GTAACGTTCACCCTGTGACTGCGTATGACAAAAATGGTTTCCGGATCCTCCTGCACTTTGCAAAGGACTGTCCTCCTGCAAGATTGGATGTGCTTGTGATTGTCATCTCCATGATCAGCACCTCATCCTTGCCTATTACCAATGTGGTTCTACAGGCTGCTGTACCCAAG ACAATGAAAGTGAAGTTACAGCCTCCATCAGGAACTGATTTAGCTCCATTCAATCCTATCCTGCCTCCAGCTTCTATTACCCAGATTATGTTACTGGCAAATCCTCTGAAG GAGAAAGTCAAACTGAGATACAAGCTAACTTTTACAATGGGACAGCAGTTGTGCTCGGAGATGGGTGAGGTGGACCAGTTCCCCCCAGCTGAAAAATGGGGATGTCTTTGA